Proteins from one Dehalococcoidales bacterium genomic window:
- a CDS encoding cytochrome c-type biogenesis CcmF C-terminal domain-containing protein, producing the protein TPAEDLFVSLVWTGFTQENKSVTIRAMVNPLVVWIWLGGGLLLAGGVIAFSATHTRPTLAGE; encoded by the coding sequence CACGCCGGCGGAGGACCTGTTTGTTTCCCTGGTCTGGACGGGTTTTACTCAAGAAAACAAATCCGTTACTATCAGGGCTATGGTCAACCCTCTGGTGGTCTGGATATGGCTCGGTGGTGGCCTCCTGCTGGCAGGTGGTGTTATCGCATTTTCGGCGACGCATACACGGCCAACACTGGCGGGGGAATAA